The following coding sequences lie in one Enterococcus sp. 9E7_DIV0242 genomic window:
- a CDS encoding MerR family transcriptional regulator — protein MEKFLSISEVAEYAGVSRRTLIYYDQIDLFKPKKIGENGYRYYTFDQYGEIDVILILKALNMPLDEIRTFLKRRNPEYTQKELLNQREKVTKKIQELEQIRTALDSYISRHEKIEAADFEALILDYREKEHFVVSELIEPTDGSLAFQVYSRFYALIQSRDIFSGYPIGFLVDGRVIEEENIHTGPYRALIRIPEERVALYSDNQLIVRPAGYYLSGFVKDEIHQLTDFSDRFKKYLDEHDLVVDGDIWELAWQDEIATANQEQQIFEVMLPVKSRSGKALEKQ, from the coding sequence TTGGAAAAATTTTTATCAATCAGTGAGGTTGCTGAATATGCGGGGGTTAGTCGCCGGACATTGATTTACTACGATCAGATCGATTTATTTAAACCAAAAAAAATTGGAGAAAATGGGTATCGCTATTACACGTTTGATCAATATGGAGAAATCGATGTGATCCTGATTTTGAAGGCATTGAACATGCCATTAGATGAGATACGAACCTTTTTAAAACGACGCAATCCTGAATACACTCAAAAAGAGTTGCTGAATCAAAGAGAAAAGGTGACTAAAAAAATTCAGGAACTGGAACAGATTCGTACAGCATTGGATAGCTATATCAGTCGCCATGAAAAAATAGAAGCTGCTGATTTTGAGGCACTGATTCTTGATTATCGAGAGAAGGAGCATTTTGTCGTTTCTGAACTCATTGAACCAACAGACGGTTCTTTGGCCTTTCAAGTGTATTCCCGTTTCTATGCTTTGATACAATCTAGAGATATTTTCAGCGGCTATCCAATCGGTTTTTTAGTGGATGGTCGTGTGATTGAAGAGGAAAATATTCATACAGGTCCTTATCGGGCCTTGATCCGAATACCAGAGGAACGGGTAGCGTTGTACTCAGATAATCAACTTATTGTTCGCCCAGCAGGCTATTACCTTTCTGGCTTTGTCAAAGATGAAATTCATCAGTTGACCGATTTCAGTGATCGTTTCAAGAAGTATCTGGATGAACATGACTTGGTGGTCGATGGGGATATATGGGAATTGGCGTGGCAGGATGAGATTGCTACAGCGAATCAAGAACAACAGATTTTTGAAGTGATGCTTCCAGTCAAAAGCCGTTCAGGAAAAGCGTTGGAAAAGCAGTAA
- a CDS encoding WD40/YVTN/BNR-like repeat-containing protein: MNSELLVIELLSEKRKILQHYWKNHRRLLRIMAITAVIAAVFFFGVATFVRQYIESIVRNYTYFHRAGQLYQLSLIVGGIVLIACFIFSLTSFVKMRFLARNFPAWLEKQVAAIFAITSVKQDKDYYYLYSAKSGKSHPIVKNSCQILSTTLDGQKIMIGQTPTLLGFYQIKLFMLDEETVIAVDYGKKDQGFQQKLRVSFGTLLVLGFVGISYYALRPTSFEEAQRIARTLEGFDDVEQQETASSSEPDRVNEEQLLRQPAGFPKHQAEKENSLYIDQAADELYMTTDKGTTWRFVPIKPDWLRGGDYTLTTGEVPYGYWMDDTYEIDPNFSWFLYPSDDGVHLLTSADAGLSWQKHTISEAVGPIRYRKMSFSPDGSSGTAIFCTTDSMSSENIFVYHTTNKGKNWQKSDVTTINQPIQHASFVSQELGFIATRTTIYYTHDGGVSFSKAILHMPEEYALDGLDIFQSPDEVSELSPNVLEASFNLLKQTSEYGNDMYACLFRSEDNGKTWSFIKEVSQIDIVN; this comes from the coding sequence ATGAATTCTGAACTGTTGGTTATTGAGCTGCTTTCTGAAAAGAGAAAAATCTTGCAGCATTACTGGAAAAATCATAGACGACTTTTACGGATCATGGCTATCACAGCCGTAATAGCTGCTGTATTTTTCTTCGGTGTTGCTACTTTTGTTCGCCAATATATCGAAAGCATCGTGCGTAATTATACTTATTTTCACAGGGCTGGACAGCTTTATCAGTTATCCTTGATTGTTGGTGGTATTGTGCTTATTGCCTGTTTCATTTTTAGCCTTACCAGCTTTGTAAAAATGCGGTTTTTGGCTAGGAATTTTCCTGCATGGCTGGAAAAACAAGTCGCTGCAATTTTTGCCATCACTTCCGTTAAACAGGATAAGGATTATTACTATCTCTATTCAGCTAAAAGCGGGAAAAGCCACCCGATCGTTAAAAACTCCTGTCAGATACTGAGTACAACACTGGATGGTCAGAAAATAATGATTGGCCAAACGCCAACATTATTAGGCTTTTATCAAATAAAGCTGTTTATGCTGGATGAAGAAACTGTGATCGCTGTTGATTATGGGAAAAAAGACCAAGGTTTCCAACAAAAACTGCGGGTTTCATTTGGAACACTTCTGGTTCTTGGCTTTGTCGGCATCTCTTACTATGCTCTCAGACCAACTTCCTTCGAAGAAGCTCAACGTATCGCGCGTACGTTGGAAGGGTTTGACGATGTGGAGCAACAGGAGACCGCTTCCAGTTCCGAACCAGATAGGGTCAATGAGGAGCAGCTTCTGCGACAACCTGCGGGATTCCCGAAGCATCAAGCTGAAAAGGAGAACAGTCTATACATCGATCAAGCGGCCGATGAACTCTATATGACAACGGATAAGGGAACAACTTGGCGATTTGTGCCGATCAAGCCTGATTGGCTGAGAGGAGGAGACTACACGCTCACGACAGGTGAAGTTCCTTACGGCTATTGGATGGATGACACCTATGAGATCGATCCAAATTTTTCATGGTTTTTATATCCTTCCGATGACGGCGTTCATCTACTGACGTCCGCAGATGCTGGCTTATCTTGGCAAAAGCACACGATCAGTGAAGCTGTTGGTCCAATCCGCTATCGTAAAATGAGCTTCTCCCCCGACGGCTCTAGCGGCACAGCGATTTTCTGTACAACAGATAGCATGTCTAGTGAGAACATTTTTGTTTACCATACAACAAACAAAGGAAAAAACTGGCAAAAAAGTGACGTGACCACTATCAATCAACCCATTCAACATGCTAGCTTTGTTTCTCAAGAATTGGGATTCATCGCTACTCGCACGACAATTTATTATACTCATGATGGCGGAGTCTCCTTCAGCAAAGCAATACTGCATATGCCAGAAGAATATGCCTTAGATGGATTGGACATTTTTCAATCACCGGATGAAGTCTCTGAACTCAGTCCCAATGTTCTTGAAGCAAGCTTTAATTTATTGAAACAAACCTCTGAGTACGGAAATGACATGTATGCCTGCTTATTCCGATCGGAAGACAATGGGAAGACATGGTCCTTCATCAAGGAAGTCTCTCAGATAGATATTGTGAATTAA
- a CDS encoding PTS sugar transporter subunit IIB, which yields MKIILACAGGMSTGMLVNRMKEYAGKQAIEADIEAYGLSELEDYVAGTDIILLGPQIGFQKEEVEQKYPGIPIEVIDMMDYGMMNGEKVFKLAQAAIENK from the coding sequence ATGAAAATTATTTTAGCTTGTGCAGGTGGTATGTCTACGGGAATGTTAGTCAATCGAATGAAGGAGTATGCAGGAAAGCAAGCAATTGAAGCAGATATCGAAGCTTATGGATTAAGTGAACTAGAGGATTACGTGGCTGGAACAGATATCATCCTTTTGGGTCCTCAGATCGGGTTTCAGAAAGAAGAGGTCGAACAAAAATATCCTGGTATTCCTATCGAAGTCATCGATATGATGGATTATGGGATGATGAATGGGGAAAAAGTATTTAAGCTTGCCCAAGCGGCAATCGAGAACAAGTAA
- a CDS encoding beta-glucoside-specific PTS transporter subunit IIABC has translation MNYKETATQIVTLIGGKENVSHLEHCSTRLRFTLKDKNKADIKKLEAVDGVMGVRQNVQCQVIIGNDVVEVYDEVTKLLGELSDNGEQPKEKQKIGAVILDFIISIFQPLVPAIAGGGILKSLLMLASISGVMSDQSQTYQILDLIGGAPLYFLPILVAMTTANKLKVNQLVAVSAVGALILPGMTAMLAEGATLFSFGVENIAYASQVFPAILTVLFYAQMEKLFTRFSLKSIRIFFVPMMSLLITVPVALLILGPLGYNVGTIFSSAIITLYNQFGWLATALLAAILPLMVVTGMHKAMIPYAVSSMSELGMELLYLPASLAHNIAESGACFAVSVKTKDKKLRSTAISAGISAMFGITEPALYGVTILNKRVLYGVMGASLIGGGFAGIVAIKAFALVGPGLASITMFADKSNPMNLIWAFATLGLSFVVAFIAVLLLFQDKKVEETEAVNLEKAVGMELLSSPVAGRVIPLSEVKDDVFASGMVGAGVGIIPEIGELVAPEEGEITMIFETNHAVGMKLKNGAELLFHIGIDTVQLEGAGFTSFVKAGDYVLRGQRLIEFDLKKITAAGFDPTVICVVTNQDRYTVSSFNLENEVTSESDLLAVTTI, from the coding sequence ATGAACTATAAAGAGACGGCGACGCAGATCGTGACCTTGATTGGCGGGAAAGAAAATGTTTCTCACTTGGAACATTGCTCCACTAGATTGCGTTTTACATTGAAGGATAAAAATAAAGCAGATATCAAGAAACTTGAAGCGGTAGATGGCGTGATGGGTGTTCGTCAGAATGTCCAGTGTCAGGTGATCATCGGTAATGATGTTGTTGAGGTATATGACGAGGTAACGAAGCTTCTCGGTGAATTAAGTGATAATGGAGAGCAGCCAAAAGAAAAACAAAAAATCGGAGCAGTGATTTTAGATTTTATTATTTCTATTTTTCAACCATTAGTACCAGCAATTGCGGGTGGGGGGATTCTGAAATCGTTGTTGATGTTGGCATCGATTTCCGGAGTGATGAGTGATCAGAGTCAGACCTATCAAATTCTTGATTTGATCGGTGGTGCACCTTTATACTTTTTACCGATTTTAGTTGCTATGACGACTGCAAACAAATTAAAAGTCAACCAGTTAGTAGCTGTTTCAGCAGTTGGTGCATTGATTTTACCAGGGATGACAGCAATGTTGGCAGAAGGGGCAACCCTGTTCTCCTTCGGTGTAGAAAATATTGCCTATGCTTCACAAGTATTTCCGGCAATTTTGACAGTCCTGTTTTATGCACAGATGGAAAAGCTGTTTACACGCTTCTCCCTTAAATCCATTCGAATATTCTTTGTGCCGATGATGAGTTTGTTGATTACTGTACCTGTTGCACTATTGATTTTGGGGCCATTGGGCTACAATGTCGGAACGATCTTTTCTTCAGCAATTATCACGTTGTACAATCAATTTGGGTGGCTGGCGACCGCTTTATTGGCAGCAATTTTACCATTAATGGTTGTGACAGGGATGCACAAAGCAATGATTCCCTATGCGGTTTCTTCAATGAGTGAGCTTGGCATGGAGCTGCTTTATCTACCGGCTTCTCTAGCCCACAATATTGCGGAATCAGGCGCGTGTTTTGCAGTAAGTGTGAAAACAAAGGACAAAAAGCTGCGTTCAACAGCTATTTCTGCTGGTATTTCTGCAATGTTTGGTATTACGGAGCCAGCATTGTATGGTGTAACGATTTTGAATAAGCGGGTCTTGTATGGCGTGATGGGTGCGAGTTTGATCGGTGGAGGCTTTGCCGGTATTGTAGCAATCAAAGCTTTTGCTTTGGTCGGACCTGGGTTGGCGAGTATTACAATGTTTGCAGATAAGAGTAATCCCATGAACCTGATTTGGGCTTTTGCGACACTGGGTCTCTCCTTTGTTGTAGCATTTATTGCTGTACTGCTGTTATTCCAAGATAAAAAAGTCGAAGAAACAGAGGCAGTAAACTTAGAAAAAGCTGTTGGTATGGAGCTGCTGTCTAGTCCTGTGGCTGGAAGAGTCATCCCTTTGAGTGAAGTGAAAGATGATGTGTTTGCAAGCGGAATGGTTGGTGCAGGCGTTGGGATTATTCCGGAGATCGGTGAGCTGGTTGCACCTGAAGAGGGCGAAATCACAATGATCTTTGAAACCAATCATGCAGTGGGAATGAAGTTGAAAAATGGCGCAGAACTATTGTTCCATATCGGTATCGATACAGTTCAACTGGAAGGCGCAGGCTTTACCTCCTTTGTAAAGGCTGGTGATTATGTTCTGCGTGGACAGAGGCTAATTGAATTTGATTTGAAGAAAATTACTGCAGCTGGTTTTGATCCGACGGTGATCTGTGTTGTAACGAACCAGGACCGTTATACTGTCAGCTCATTTAATTTAGAAAATGAAGTGACTAGCGAGTCTGATTTATTGGCTGTTACAACGATTTAG
- a CDS encoding YxeA family protein, whose amino-acid sequence MKKTITRLGIFAIISGAFVFGINFAMNKYMEENYGGPSYYTKITNPPEASGITDGTQFYEYDQVAYDEKGREKTVHLKEYRQKPLRLSAYLKMVVNEEKGVTSWKEISEKDLPSTVKEKLA is encoded by the coding sequence ATGAAAAAAACAATCACTCGACTAGGAATTTTTGCCATTATTTCGGGGGCATTTGTATTCGGAATAAACTTTGCTATGAATAAATACATGGAGGAAAACTATGGTGGCCCAAGCTATTATACAAAAATAACGAATCCACCCGAAGCCAGCGGTATCACTGATGGTACTCAATTTTACGAGTACGATCAAGTCGCCTACGATGAAAAAGGGAGAGAAAAAACAGTCCATCTGAAAGAATATCGACAAAAACCATTACGACTATCCGCCTATTTGAAAATGGTCGTCAACGAGGAAAAGGGCGTGACTTCATGGAAAGAAATCAGCGAGAAGGATCTGCCAAGCACTGTAAAAGAAAAACTGGCCTAA
- a CDS encoding PTS sugar transporter subunit IIC encodes MAKEKSSFGPKLNKMIVKFSNNLIIKTVANGMMLTLPITIVGSLLMVVQMIPNLPDIINQACTIGTTITSNFIALYIVLGMSYVLAREIKSDVPASMILAVASFLIVTPITNFDVGAEKPVQAIELGYLGSKGIFVGMIVSIFITWAFAKLSEKKLSPKMPDSVPPFISKTFEAIVPAAILFVLAIIVSLLFSSTSYGNVHDFIYTILQAPLQTLGGTIWSALFIMFLSELLWWFGIHGSNVTASIITVLYASQAYANMEAVAAGETAQNVINSFFLDAYKGPRALALAVILIFVCRSEKFKSIGKVSIVPSVFGITEPMKFGIPQILNPVLFIPLTLAAPLCIAIAYVATLIGFLPITSLSVPRNLPTFLTGFMAGGWQGLVVQLIQFVAVVLLYLPFMKKLDLQETAQEQAVLEEAEKNENTVDLEAEQGTL; translated from the coding sequence ATGGCAAAAGAAAAGAGTTCATTTGGACCAAAGCTGAATAAAATGATTGTGAAATTTTCGAATAATTTGATTATTAAAACTGTTGCTAATGGGATGATGCTGACCTTGCCGATTACGATTGTCGGCAGTTTACTGATGGTGGTGCAGATGATTCCGAATCTTCCGGATATTATCAATCAGGCTTGTACGATCGGAACAACGATCACCAGTAATTTTATTGCTCTGTATATCGTGTTGGGGATGTCTTATGTTTTGGCAAGAGAAATCAAGAGCGATGTACCGGCATCCATGATTTTAGCTGTCGCAAGTTTTTTGATCGTCACACCGATCACCAATTTTGATGTTGGGGCTGAAAAGCCTGTACAAGCAATTGAACTAGGTTATTTGGGATCAAAAGGGATTTTCGTCGGGATGATCGTCTCGATCTTTATTACTTGGGCTTTTGCAAAGCTCTCAGAAAAGAAATTATCACCTAAAATGCCCGACAGTGTACCGCCGTTTATATCCAAAACCTTTGAAGCGATTGTACCCGCAGCTATTCTGTTTGTTTTGGCAATTATTGTGAGTTTATTGTTCTCCAGCACATCCTACGGAAATGTGCATGATTTTATTTATACGATTCTACAGGCACCGTTACAGACATTGGGTGGTACGATTTGGTCCGCATTGTTCATCATGTTTCTTTCTGAATTGCTTTGGTGGTTCGGTATTCATGGAAGTAATGTCACCGCATCGATTATTACCGTTTTATATGCTTCTCAGGCGTATGCCAATATGGAAGCTGTTGCGGCTGGAGAGACAGCGCAAAACGTGATCAACTCCTTTTTCTTGGATGCTTACAAAGGACCACGTGCTTTGGCCCTGGCAGTGATATTGATTTTTGTTTGTCGGAGTGAGAAGTTCAAGTCTATTGGGAAAGTATCGATTGTTCCGAGTGTTTTTGGTATCACAGAGCCAATGAAGTTTGGTATTCCACAGATTTTGAATCCGGTATTGTTTATTCCGTTGACGCTGGCAGCACCGTTGTGTATCGCTATTGCCTATGTAGCAACACTTATTGGTTTTCTGCCAATTACCAGTTTGAGTGTTCCGCGAAATCTCCCGACCTTCCTGACTGGGTTTATGGCCGGAGGTTGGCAAGGGTTGGTCGTTCAGTTGATTCAATTTGTGGCAGTCGTTCTTCTTTATCTGCCATTTATGAAAAAACTGGATCTTCAAGAGACCGCTCAGGAGCAAGCCGTACTGGAAGAAGCTGAAAAAAATGAAAATACTGTTGATTTAGAAGCAGAACAAGGTACACTGTAA
- a CDS encoding PTS lactose/cellobiose transporter subunit IIA, giving the protein MENEVMQIIVYAGNARSLAMQSIRASKQGDFSEAEHLMTEARSNLKEAHHTHAKILSAASDEQTPIDLTLFMVHGEDHLMSAITTIDLAVEFTTVHEELKELKKHVTLMKEGERP; this is encoded by the coding sequence ATGGAAAACGAAGTAATGCAGATCATTGTTTATGCTGGCAATGCGCGGTCCTTGGCTATGCAAAGCATTCGTGCATCAAAGCAAGGCGATTTTTCAGAGGCAGAACATCTGATGACAGAAGCAAGAAGTAACCTAAAGGAAGCGCACCATACTCATGCGAAAATCCTAAGTGCTGCTTCGGATGAGCAAACACCAATTGATTTAACTCTATTTATGGTCCATGGTGAAGATCATTTGATGTCTGCGATCACAACGATCGATTTAGCTGTTGAATTTACGACAGTTCATGAGGAATTGAAAGAGTTGAAAAAGCATGTCACATTGATGAAAGAAGGAGAGCGCCCATGA
- a CDS encoding tyrosine-protein phosphatase, which yields MMKMIEVYRKEDELFLDLKADFSGDLVVYITSDLNGDTKEKEIRCTFEKGVAGPVIELKMKRTFYQTVLGEDHYLGAERRIPVAGLYNCRDLGGYSTVDGRMTKWGLIYRSDAPDHLDSTDWTYLKNMKLASVIDLRSPAEIRLNPDIAVGERHHYEFDPHALVARKASETPSDKSNKDKQKVEKLVELAKTKAGQEKLVEMQQQMVGQMRELVLSTKAKEAYAEFMQILLRGEVPNLFHCQGGKDRTGWAAAIILGLLGVDRETIYADYFLTDRYNRPRNEKRMAIYKQYTDDSFVLDYLASLQQTKATYLDSAFQAMEETYGTMETYAIEALGMTQESIEKLKELYLYEK from the coding sequence ATGATGAAAATGATAGAAGTATATAGAAAAGAAGACGAATTGTTTCTTGATTTGAAGGCAGATTTTTCGGGTGATCTAGTTGTCTATATTACAAGTGACCTGAACGGAGACACAAAAGAAAAGGAGATACGTTGTACTTTTGAAAAGGGGGTAGCAGGGCCGGTAATTGAACTTAAAATGAAACGCACATTTTATCAAACGGTTTTAGGAGAAGACCATTATTTAGGCGCGGAACGGCGTATTCCAGTCGCTGGTCTTTACAATTGTCGGGACTTAGGCGGTTATTCGACTGTTGATGGGCGTATGACTAAGTGGGGGTTGATCTATCGCTCGGATGCGCCCGATCATTTGGATAGTACAGATTGGACGTATTTGAAGAATATGAAGCTAGCTTCAGTGATCGATTTGCGTTCTCCGGCAGAAATCCGTTTGAATCCGGATATTGCAGTTGGTGAGCGCCATCACTACGAATTCGATCCGCATGCGCTTGTAGCTAGAAAAGCCAGTGAAACACCTTCTGATAAATCTAACAAAGACAAGCAAAAGGTAGAAAAACTCGTTGAGTTAGCAAAAACGAAAGCGGGTCAGGAAAAGCTCGTCGAGATGCAGCAGCAAATGGTTGGCCAGATGCGAGAGCTGGTACTTTCTACAAAAGCGAAGGAAGCTTATGCGGAGTTCATGCAGATATTGCTGCGAGGAGAAGTGCCAAATTTGTTTCATTGCCAAGGCGGGAAAGATCGCACGGGTTGGGCGGCAGCGATCATTCTAGGATTACTAGGCGTGGATCGTGAAACAATCTATGCGGACTACTTTTTGACGGACCGCTATAATCGTCCAAGAAATGAAAAACGAATGGCTATCTATAAGCAATATACGGATGATTCTTTTGTTTTGGATTATCTGGCTTCCTTGCAACAGACAAAAGCCACTTATCTGGACAGTGCTTTCCAAGCGATGGAAGAAACCTATGGCACAATGGAAACCTATGCAATCGAAGCGTTAGGGATGACGCAAGAATCGATTGAAAAGCTGAAAGAGCTGTATTTATACGAAAAATAA
- a CDS encoding sigma-54-dependent transcriptional regulator has product MGRIETIYQYIKKLPEGTTVTAQEIANQLHIDRANASSDLNALVKQERLKKEGSRPVHFSLPEQQHLSSIDPFSLKNPSLKNSIEQAKAAVLYPPQRMHILLSGQTGVGKSMFAEVIYRFSLEQHRIAPTAKLITFNCADYASNPQLILGQLFGVCEGAYTGAVVSRTGLIEEADGGILFLDEVHRLSPEAQEMLFTFIDKKVFHALGETSFDRTADVQLICATTEDIDSALLQTFTRRIPMKIHLPSLEERGLNERLNLITDFFSDEAHNLNRNIKVSMNSLRGLLSYPCPSNIGQLKTDVQLLCAQSYARSLSSKQEALTITSYDLPDTIKEGLYSSEKRSDLWKLTAAYSTRFVDFQKDQENHLPFSQNEPHDIYQLIDHKITDMEKIGLNAKATKEVVDMTIQDFFHSLSTHTTDNNDSVVNLVGHEIFSTAKRFLTAASTHPDSYSDSVVSGLAIHLHNLLTRIKSGHRIINPKLDEIKQQQKMYYDIANKNKEIIENDLAIKLPDDEVGFLTLFLIPQIINEETAKVKILVVAHGEATASSMADLVNDLLGNQAVIAFNMPLTCKPKSMLVEIEAYLSQIPNTDILILSDMGSLTNFADELQKNTEKHVRCVDLVSTLHVLEASRKAHLGYTLNEIVTDIRKITHMEETAKEGETTISPKKSFILTACTTGSGSARLLKELLNKQLNRYDDFVEIRSFQITDEAMLEKELLSVKQQGEILCYVSTFKITTLRCPYFNVSQAFNSDALERMQQLIDFDFTSNLAIQNVAPLIQNLDGTILLENIKNWIIAVEQQLALEISTEIKIGLMCHLASVIDSLKQSSQSVFEQLVTPVSDTEQRLYNELRSLELIYSVTFSQENFDHVLAYIFKQRFDL; this is encoded by the coding sequence ATGGGAAGAATCGAAACAATCTATCAATACATAAAAAAACTCCCTGAAGGAACGACAGTGACCGCACAGGAAATCGCTAATCAGCTACACATAGACAGAGCCAATGCCAGCAGTGATCTCAACGCCTTGGTCAAGCAAGAACGGTTAAAAAAAGAAGGAAGTCGTCCGGTTCACTTTTCATTGCCCGAGCAGCAACACCTCTCATCTATCGATCCTTTCAGCTTAAAAAATCCCAGTCTGAAAAATAGCATTGAACAAGCCAAGGCTGCTGTTTTATATCCGCCACAGCGGATGCATATTTTACTCAGCGGACAAACCGGTGTAGGTAAAAGTATGTTTGCGGAAGTGATTTACCGCTTTTCCCTGGAACAGCATCGAATCGCTCCAACGGCTAAACTGATCACCTTCAATTGTGCCGATTACGCAAGTAACCCACAGCTGATTCTCGGTCAGCTTTTTGGCGTGTGTGAAGGCGCTTATACAGGAGCTGTCGTCAGTCGCACTGGACTGATCGAAGAAGCGGACGGCGGTATTCTTTTCCTTGATGAGGTCCACCGTCTCAGTCCGGAAGCACAGGAAATGCTTTTCACCTTTATTGATAAAAAAGTGTTTCATGCTTTAGGTGAAACCTCCTTTGACAGAACAGCTGATGTACAGCTTATTTGTGCGACAACAGAAGATATCGACTCAGCACTTTTACAAACCTTTACCCGTCGAATCCCGATGAAAATCCATTTACCTTCTTTGGAAGAGCGGGGATTAAATGAACGGCTCAATCTTATTACAGATTTTTTTAGTGACGAAGCACATAACTTAAACCGTAATATAAAGGTTTCAATGAACTCTCTTCGTGGCCTTCTCAGTTATCCTTGTCCAAGTAATATTGGACAATTGAAAACAGATGTCCAGCTGCTGTGCGCGCAAAGCTATGCTCGTTCTCTTTCCAGTAAACAGGAAGCCTTGACGATTACTAGCTATGATCTACCTGACACGATCAAAGAGGGACTCTATTCTTCTGAGAAAAGAAGTGATCTGTGGAAGCTGACTGCCGCTTACTCGACCCGTTTTGTCGACTTTCAAAAGGATCAGGAAAACCATTTGCCTTTTTCGCAAAACGAGCCACACGATATTTACCAATTGATCGATCACAAAATCACTGATATGGAAAAAATTGGTTTGAACGCCAAAGCGACGAAAGAAGTGGTTGATATGACGATTCAAGATTTCTTCCATTCTTTGAGTACACATACAACCGACAACAATGACAGCGTCGTCAATTTGGTCGGTCATGAGATTTTCAGTACAGCAAAACGTTTTTTGACAGCAGCCTCGACGCATCCTGACAGCTACTCAGATAGTGTAGTATCAGGGTTAGCCATCCACCTGCACAATCTGTTAACGCGTATCAAAAGCGGACATCGGATCATCAATCCCAAGCTGGATGAAATCAAGCAGCAGCAAAAAATGTATTATGATATCGCAAATAAGAATAAAGAAATCATCGAGAACGATTTAGCCATTAAACTCCCCGATGACGAAGTAGGATTTTTAACATTATTTCTAATTCCACAAATCATCAATGAGGAAACTGCTAAAGTCAAAATACTCGTTGTTGCCCATGGAGAAGCGACTGCCTCCAGTATGGCCGATCTTGTCAATGACTTGTTAGGAAATCAAGCAGTAATTGCTTTCAACATGCCATTAACCTGCAAACCGAAAAGTATGCTGGTTGAAATCGAAGCTTATCTGAGTCAAATCCCAAATACAGATATTCTTATACTATCTGATATGGGCTCACTAACAAATTTTGCAGATGAACTTCAGAAAAATACAGAGAAGCACGTGCGATGTGTGGATTTAGTAAGTACCTTACATGTCCTTGAAGCCAGTCGAAAAGCTCATCTTGGCTACACCCTGAATGAAATCGTTACAGACATTCGCAAGATTACTCATATGGAAGAAACAGCTAAAGAAGGCGAAACAACAATTTCCCCGAAGAAGAGCTTTATTCTGACTGCCTGTACAACGGGAAGCGGCTCTGCACGATTATTAAAGGAGCTGTTGAACAAGCAACTGAACCGGTACGATGATTTTGTTGAAATTCGGTCATTCCAGATAACAGATGAAGCGATGCTCGAAAAGGAACTGTTATCTGTAAAACAGCAAGGAGAAATTCTTTGTTACGTGAGTACCTTCAAAATCACAACCCTTCGCTGTCCCTATTTTAATGTTTCTCAAGCGTTTAACAGTGATGCTTTGGAACGAATGCAACAGCTGATTGATTTTGACTTTACCTCAAATCTGGCCATTCAAAATGTTGCGCCCCTGATTCAAAATCTAGACGGGACGATTCTTTTGGAAAATATCAAAAACTGGATCATTGCCGTAGAGCAACAATTGGCGTTGGAGATTTCAACTGAAATAAAAATCGGCCTGATGTGCCACCTTGCTAGCGTGATCGATAGTTTGAAGCAGAGCAGCCAGTCCGTTTTTGAACAACTAGTCACCCCTGTATCGGACACTGAGCAACGTCTATACAATGAACTGCGTTCGCTTGAACTGATTTATAGTGTCACTTTTTCACAGGAAAATTTCGACCATGTATTAGCCTATATATTTAAACAAAGATTTGATTTGTAG